A region from the Treponema pallidum subsp. pallidum str. Nichols genome encodes:
- a CDS encoding alanine--tRNA ligase → MSIPIRADQLRSRYLAFFSQKAHVVISGKSLVPEHDPTVLFTTAGMHPLVPYLMGEPHPAGTRLVNAQKCLRTGDIDAVGDNSHLTFFEMLGNWSLGDYFKEEAIAFSFEFLTGAPWLGISPDRLSVTVFAGDEAVARDEESAAIWERLGIARTHIHFLPRADNWWGPTGETGPCGPDTEIFFDTGVPPCSVSCRPGCSCGKYVEIWNDVFMQYRKDADGRYRPLERYCVDTGMGIERTVAVLQGKRSVYDTEIFTPLLERIGQLCGKRYGCQGAHDVSMRIVCDHIRAATFILGDPVPVRPSNVGAGYVLRRIIRRSVRHGRKLGIDGEFLSSLARVVIGQYAAVYPELEEKATCIAQELANEERKFLDALRKGEAEYERMIPKFLQGTEREIPGSVAFRLYDTYGFPLELTEELARESGLRVDRAGFDTAFQAHQACSRIGAQRVFKGGLADHSAETTAYHTATHLLHQALRVVLGTHVQQKGSNITAERLRFDFSHPRPMSAQEKVQVEQLVNEQIRADLPVCCEVMSLEDAMNSGAVALFGEKYESTVKVYSIGTFSREVCGGPHVARTGQLGRFSIQKEQSSAAGVRRIRAILEKSGEKS, encoded by the coding sequence ATGAGCATTCCTATTCGCGCCGATCAGCTACGCTCGCGTTATCTCGCCTTCTTTAGCCAGAAGGCTCATGTGGTTATCTCGGGTAAGTCCCTTGTGCCCGAGCACGATCCTACCGTGCTTTTTACTACTGCTGGCATGCATCCGTTGGTTCCCTATCTTATGGGTGAGCCACATCCGGCTGGTACCCGCTTGGTCAATGCGCAAAAGTGTCTGCGCACCGGTGACATCGATGCGGTGGGCGATAACTCGCATCTGACCTTTTTCGAGATGTTGGGTAACTGGTCGTTGGGCGATTACTTCAAGGAGGAGGCAATCGCGTTCAGCTTTGAATTTCTTACTGGTGCTCCATGGCTCGGCATATCCCCTGACCGGCTTTCGGTGACTGTTTTTGCAGGGGATGAGGCTGTTGCGCGTGATGAGGAATCTGCCGCTATCTGGGAACGACTTGGTATCGCGCGCACCCATATTCATTTTTTACCACGTGCGGATAACTGGTGGGGACCTACGGGGGAAACAGGGCCATGTGGTCCGGATACCGAGATATTCTTTGATACTGGAGTTCCTCCTTGCAGTGTGAGCTGTCGTCCGGGATGTTCTTGCGGCAAGTACGTAGAGATTTGGAATGACGTGTTCATGCAGTATCGTAAGGACGCAGACGGCAGGTACCGGCCGCTTGAACGTTATTGTGTGGACACCGGTATGGGTATTGAACGCACCGTCGCGGTTTTGCAGGGCAAGCGGTCAGTGTATGATACGGAGATCTTTACCCCGCTCCTGGAGCGGATAGGTCAGTTATGTGGGAAGAGGTATGGGTGTCAGGGAGCGCACGACGTATCCATGCGGATTGTATGCGATCATATCCGTGCGGCCACTTTTATCCTCGGCGATCCTGTCCCTGTACGCCCATCTAACGTGGGTGCAGGCTACGTACTGCGCAGAATCATTCGCCGTTCAGTCCGCCACGGAAGGAAGCTCGGTATCGATGGGGAGTTCCTGTCCTCCCTCGCGCGCGTGGTGATTGGGCAATACGCTGCGGTATACCCGGAACTGGAAGAGAAAGCTACGTGTATTGCGCAGGAGCTTGCAAACGAGGAACGTAAGTTCCTCGACGCCCTCAGGAAGGGTGAGGCAGAGTACGAGAGGATGATACCCAAGTTTTTACAGGGGACAGAGCGAGAAATACCTGGGTCAGTTGCCTTTCGGCTATACGATACGTATGGATTCCCCCTTGAGCTGACCGAGGAACTTGCGCGTGAATCGGGTTTACGGGTGGACCGTGCAGGGTTTGACACCGCGTTTCAGGCGCACCAGGCGTGCTCTCGGATCGGTGCACAGCGAGTATTTAAGGGTGGGTTGGCTGATCATTCAGCGGAAACGACAGCGTACCACACGGCGACGCATCTGCTGCACCAGGCATTGCGAGTGGTTCTTGGTACGCACGTGCAGCAAAAAGGCTCAAATATTACGGCAGAACGCCTGCGTTTCGACTTTTCTCACCCAAGACCGATGAGTGCGCAGGAGAAGGTGCAGGTGGAACAGTTGGTGAATGAGCAGATCCGGGCAGACTTGCCGGTGTGCTGTGAAGTGATGTCGCTCGAAGATGCGATGAATTCTGGTGCCGTGGCGTTGTTTGGTGAGAAATACGAATCAACTGTAAAGGTGTACTCCATAGGAACTTTTTCTCGGGAAGTGTGTGGCGGTCCACATGTAGCACGTACCGGGCAGCTCGGGCGGTTTTCTATTCAAAAGGAACAGTCGAGTGCGGCGGGGGTGCGGCGTATTCGCGCGATTCTTGAGAAAAGCGGGGAAAAGTCGTAA
- the rny gene encoding ribonuclease Y, with the protein MTTSIVIGVVLVTVGLTFGWTIRWLYARFHLSACEQRAERILQEAQKEAESKKKSILLEAKEYVLRERNQQERDDRDRRAELQRAERRLLQKEEALSTRAGELDSRERSLKQRDQSLCQEEARYRQELERVSGLTQNQARDLIIKNLENEAKHDAQALINKIEEDAALNAERRARDILVTTMQRITADVTGDVTVSTVNLPSEEMKGRIIGREGRNIRALETLTGADVVVDDTPEAVVISCFDPVRKEIARISLERLVLDGRIHPARIEEIVQKVTQEVSQKIYEEGEKVLFDLGIHDMCPEGVRALGRLYFRTSYGQNVLYHSKEVALLASMLASEIGADVAIAKRGALLHDIGKGVETDSDRNHAEIGMEMARKMNEDPRVVNAVGSHHNDIEPCCVESWLVQVADAISAARPGARREMVDHYVKRLENLEAIAEGFSGVEKAYAIQAGRELRVLVNNDKIPDRDVKALGRDIAKKIESDLKYPGRIRVTLIRETRVVEYAR; encoded by the coding sequence ATGACCACGTCTATTGTGATCGGTGTTGTCCTTGTTACTGTCGGTTTAACCTTCGGATGGACCATTCGCTGGCTCTACGCCAGATTTCACTTATCCGCCTGTGAGCAACGTGCAGAACGTATCCTCCAGGAGGCACAAAAAGAAGCTGAATCCAAAAAGAAAAGCATTCTCCTTGAAGCAAAAGAATATGTCCTTCGCGAAAGAAATCAGCAGGAACGAGACGACAGAGACCGAAGAGCTGAGCTGCAGCGTGCAGAGCGACGCCTTCTTCAAAAAGAGGAAGCCCTCTCTACGCGCGCGGGGGAGCTTGATTCTCGAGAACGATCGCTAAAACAGCGGGATCAGTCCCTCTGTCAAGAAGAGGCCCGCTATCGCCAGGAGCTCGAGCGTGTCTCTGGCCTCACTCAGAATCAGGCACGGGATCTCATCATCAAAAACCTTGAGAACGAGGCGAAGCACGACGCACAGGCTCTCATCAACAAGATAGAGGAGGACGCGGCTTTGAACGCTGAGCGTCGCGCGCGCGACATCCTCGTTACTACCATGCAGCGTATTACTGCTGATGTCACCGGTGATGTGACCGTCTCTACGGTGAATCTACCCAGTGAAGAAATGAAAGGACGCATCATTGGGCGCGAGGGACGTAATATCCGCGCGTTAGAGACACTCACTGGTGCTGACGTTGTCGTAGATGACACACCTGAAGCTGTCGTCATTTCCTGTTTCGACCCGGTACGCAAAGAGATTGCGCGCATCTCTCTTGAGCGTCTTGTACTTGACGGTCGAATCCATCCGGCGCGCATTGAGGAAATTGTGCAGAAGGTGACGCAGGAAGTTTCTCAAAAAATCTATGAGGAAGGGGAGAAAGTGCTGTTTGACCTCGGTATTCACGATATGTGTCCCGAGGGGGTACGGGCACTGGGGCGCCTGTATTTCCGTACAAGCTACGGACAGAATGTACTCTACCACTCAAAGGAGGTGGCTCTGCTCGCTTCCATGCTCGCCTCGGAAATCGGCGCAGATGTTGCCATTGCCAAAAGGGGCGCGTTGCTGCACGATATTGGCAAGGGAGTGGAAACTGATTCAGACCGCAACCACGCAGAAATTGGTATGGAGATGGCTCGCAAAATGAATGAGGACCCGCGAGTGGTAAACGCCGTTGGTTCTCACCACAACGACATAGAGCCGTGTTGTGTTGAGTCTTGGCTCGTTCAGGTAGCTGATGCTATCTCTGCTGCGCGTCCTGGTGCTCGGCGTGAAATGGTGGATCACTACGTCAAGCGTCTAGAAAACCTCGAGGCGATTGCTGAGGGGTTCTCGGGTGTAGAGAAAGCCTACGCTATTCAGGCCGGGCGCGAGTTGCGTGTTTTAGTGAACAACGATAAAATCCCCGACAGGGACGTGAAGGCACTTGGACGTGACATCGCAAAGAAAATAGAGAGCGACTTGAAGTATCCTGGGCGTATCCGGGTCACTCTTATTCGAGAAACGCGCGTCGTGGAGTATGCCCGCTGA
- a CDS encoding Asp-tRNA(Asn)/Glu-tRNA(Gln) amidotransferase subunit GatC, producing MAQQRITSDIFAQLLTLSHLESSECAVGLATQIEDIIQYFSVVEQFDPGPRDDPDTDNAQGRCSQGNKIDVDCCPDWVRKDVALPGLSVHDLKRLSTEFADGYFRAPRALDGSA from the coding sequence ATGGCACAACAGCGTATTACGTCTGATATCTTTGCTCAGCTGCTCACCCTTTCTCACCTCGAAAGCAGCGAGTGTGCAGTAGGACTTGCAACACAGATCGAGGACATTATCCAGTATTTTTCCGTTGTAGAACAGTTCGACCCCGGTCCACGCGACGATCCTGACACGGATAACGCACAAGGCCGTTGCTCCCAGGGGAATAAAATTGACGTGGACTGCTGCCCGGACTGGGTACGCAAGGATGTCGCATTACCTGGTCTTTCCGTTCACGATCTCAAGCGGTTGTCCACAGAGTTTGCTGACGGTTACTTTCGCGCACCGCGCGCGCTCGATGGTAGCGCATAA
- the gatA gene encoding Asp-tRNA(Asn)/Glu-tRNA(Gln) amidotransferase subunit GatA — MDAHAITCASWNMLKAQLEAGAISSLQIVRAFRNVYEEDTRSASPLGALVEFFSDAEEHARTADNLRASCAQSTKTAGANGGSVSGKPLLGLPFAVKDNISVKGKHCTCGSKLLADYRAPYDATVVARLRAAGAIPLGRTNMDEFAMGSSTEYSVYGPTRNPRDRSRTSGGSSGGSAAAVAGGQAPFALGTETGGSVRLPAAYCGLYGLKPTYGLLSRYGVVAFGSSLDQIGFFATCIDDIALALSVTSGKDLYDSTSTCPPPATGRHAVSHHLAPFSAHECSILRAAVPRELVDAPGVHPDVSAQFQRFLTWLRAQNVQVEEVTLPALQAAVPVYYLVATAEAASNLARFDGIRYGQRGDTDALLENYYRAVRTSGFGPEVQRRIIVGNYVLSRHFSGDYYRTSVRVRSRIEQECTQLLCSYHFIVCPTAATGAFPLGERIHDPLAMYCSDLFTTFVNLARLPALSVPVGTSGTGLPIGIQIIGSQWQECAVLRLAKRWEEAPHV; from the coding sequence ATGGACGCGCATGCTATTACCTGTGCAAGCTGGAATATGTTAAAGGCTCAGCTTGAAGCCGGTGCAATCAGCTCTTTGCAGATTGTGCGTGCGTTTCGCAACGTATACGAGGAAGACACACGCAGCGCGTCCCCGCTTGGGGCTTTGGTCGAGTTTTTCTCTGATGCGGAGGAGCACGCGCGTACGGCAGACAATCTCCGTGCCTCGTGTGCCCAGAGTACTAAAACAGCTGGAGCAAACGGGGGGAGTGTCTCAGGTAAGCCTTTGTTAGGTCTACCCTTTGCTGTCAAGGACAATATTTCAGTGAAAGGAAAGCACTGCACGTGTGGCAGTAAACTCCTTGCAGACTATAGGGCTCCGTACGATGCCACCGTTGTTGCGCGCCTGCGCGCCGCAGGTGCTATCCCGCTCGGGAGAACGAACATGGATGAGTTTGCTATGGGCTCTTCCACCGAGTATTCTGTTTATGGGCCGACGCGTAATCCTCGGGATCGGAGCCGCACCAGCGGGGGAAGTTCCGGCGGTTCGGCTGCCGCCGTCGCAGGCGGTCAGGCACCGTTTGCACTCGGTACCGAAACGGGAGGCTCGGTACGCCTGCCAGCTGCTTACTGCGGCCTCTATGGCCTGAAGCCGACCTATGGTCTCTTGAGTCGATATGGGGTGGTTGCCTTTGGCTCCTCTCTAGACCAAATCGGCTTTTTTGCTACCTGCATTGACGATATTGCCCTCGCCCTCTCCGTCACCTCAGGGAAAGACCTGTACGACAGCACGAGCACTTGCCCCCCTCCTGCGACGGGGCGACACGCTGTGTCTCACCATCTTGCCCCTTTTTCTGCCCACGAGTGCTCTATCCTGCGTGCTGCTGTTCCCCGCGAATTAGTAGATGCTCCTGGCGTGCATCCTGACGTGTCTGCGCAATTTCAACGCTTCCTCACCTGGCTGCGTGCCCAAAACGTACAGGTAGAAGAAGTGACGCTTCCTGCACTACAGGCGGCAGTGCCTGTATATTATCTTGTCGCGACAGCTGAAGCCGCCAGCAATCTTGCGCGTTTTGACGGTATTCGCTACGGGCAGAGGGGAGACACTGATGCTCTTTTGGAAAATTACTACCGCGCCGTCCGTACCTCAGGCTTTGGACCCGAAGTACAGCGAAGGATCATTGTGGGGAATTATGTTCTTTCACGCCATTTCTCCGGTGATTATTACCGAACGAGTGTGCGCGTACGTTCGCGTATAGAACAAGAATGTACGCAGCTCCTCTGTTCCTACCACTTTATTGTTTGTCCTACTGCCGCTACCGGTGCCTTCCCGCTTGGAGAACGCATACATGACCCGCTGGCCATGTATTGCTCGGATTTATTCACCACCTTCGTTAACCTTGCCCGCCTACCGGCGCTATCAGTACCAGTGGGAACATCAGGCACTGGCCTACCCATCGGAATACAGATTATCGGTTCTCAGTGGCAGGAGTGTGCCGTTCTCCGGCTAGCAAAACGTTGGGAGGAGGCACCTCATGTCTGA